A portion of the Daphnia magna isolate NIES linkage group LG4, ASM2063170v1.1, whole genome shotgun sequence genome contains these proteins:
- the LOC116921290 gene encoding adapter molecule Crk-like produces the protein MSTFEPTDRNSWYFGPMSRQDATDLLMAEREGGVFLVRDSTTIMGDYVLCVREDSKVSHYIINKIQQGDQTRYRIGDQMFPDLPALLSFYRLHYLDTTPLIRPAPKRVERVVAKYDFDGSDADDLPFRKGEILTVISKDEEQWWTAMNSLGQTGSIPVPYVQKHDGTDGLIGETSNRISNSPTTPNAAPQQQDKTKRPANIQRKLPAYARVKQARVPNAYDKTALRLEVGDTVKVTKMHINGQWEGELNGKVGHFPFTHVEFIDSENADDGIDS, from the exons ATGTCGACATTTGAGCCAACAGACAGGAACAG TTGGTATTTCGGCCCTATGTCCCGCCAAGATGCAACGGATCTTTTGATGGCAGAGAGAGAAGGCGGAGTCTTCCTGGTACGGGACAGTACTACCATCATGGGCGACTATGTTCTTTGCGTCAG AGAGGATAGTAAAGTCAGCCATTACATCATCAACAAGATACAGCAAGGAGATCAAACAAGATACAGAATCGGTGATCAAATGTTTCCCGATTTGCCCGCCTTATTGTCTTTTTATCGACTCCACTACCTGGACACGACACCGCTCATTCGGCCAGCACCCAAACGGGTTGAAAGAGTCGTGGCCAAATATGACTTTGACGGCAGC GATGCGGATGATTTGCCTTTCCGCAAGGGTGAAATATTGACCGTCATCAGCAAGGACGAAGAGCAATGGTGGACGGCCATGAATAGCCTTGGACAAACGGGTTCGATACCTGTTCCATACGTTCAAAAG CATGATGGAACCGATGGATTAATTGGAGAAACCAGCAACAGAATCAGCAACAGTCCGACAACACCAAATGCTGCCCCTCAACAACAGGACAAGACTAAACGGCCAGCCAACATCCAA CGCAAGTTGCCAGCTTACGCCAGAGTGAAACAGGCACGTGTACCTAACGCGTATGATAAAACGGCCCTACGTCTGGAGGTGGGCGACACTGTTAAAGTCACCAAAATGCATATCAACGGCCAGTGGGAAGGCGAACTTAATGGCAAG GTTGGCCATTTCCCTTTTACCCACGTCGAGTTTATCGATTCGGAAAACGCTGACGATGGGATCGACAGCTGA
- the LOC116921279 gene encoding ras and EF-hand domain-containing protein-like has product MDQNNAGVELRQLFQACDRHQRGYIDRHEFGQLCASFHIDPADVDVIFDDLDRDRDQRISLDDFSQGFRDFLQPGRAEEQRDDKPNNSSRRRLKKQATLKAWREFSDRLGHSTIRQFLAHSADHLYGLYEELQESEAPAQLISHFESLMESLVSDARQLEREREKFDQAIRREREQHQLHLKNLEEELEIQVQRVAQVVKNEAEIKCEAEKRTLQQSLESEIAQLQTHLRLFQKVENWLNREQQEAQSRDQQEAVERASSENRQLKLSLVDAQTTLALLQTELSQLKSQYCEKDRLLYSEKEAMLDLVSHQEHVQRQLELLHDANRQLQDTNDSLRAHVDIGTLRRSPVGFLFTRPSSRQDSNSSYCLPLPTDEEVAAITGDSGHSSLMFSEQNEHMLERVGSFRRSHSFRAPQPPSLRNELHLATSSPVPSQKFGHFQPIIRVNNQLTNDHSFRSSDEWEPTGPADRTFKIIFAGDSAVGKSSFISRLHEGVFISNTMTTLGVDYKVKTIRVDERNVAVQLWDTAGQERFRSITQSYYRKADGVMLLFDVSNERSFINIRHWSDCLNDCLTRDQRNLPLVVCGTKADLRPSSEHQGLSCVQPIQAQRLAAQMKAQYIETSAKTGSNVLEALVILTRQMMIMQDDEVQTSGLRLTDRRSILNCCSRN; this is encoded by the exons ATGGATCAAAACAACGCTGGTGTCGAACTGCGTCAGCTTTTCCAAGCTTGCGATCGCCATCAAAGAGGTTACATCGATCGCCATGAATTTGGACAACTTTGCGCTTCGTTTCATATTGATCCGGCCGACGTGGACGTTATTTTCGACGACCTAGATCGAGATCGTGATCAACGGATTAG TTTAGATGATTTCAGTCAAGGATTTCGTGATTTCCTCCAACCCGGAAGAGCGGAAGAACAGCGTGATGACAAACCGAATAATTCATCGCGTCGTCGGCTAAAGAAACAGGCGACATTGAAAGCCTGGCGAGAGTTTTCCGACAGACTAGGCCACAGTACAATCCGTCAATTTCTGGCACATAGCGCTGATCATCTGTACGGTCTTTATGAAGAGTTGCAGGAGAGCGAAGCTCCTGCCCAGCTCATCAGTCATTTTGAGAGTTTGATGGAAAGTCTCGTCTCGGATGCTCGTCAATTGGAGCGTGAACGAGAAAAATTCGACCAGGCCATTCGACGCGAACGGGAACAACATCAACTTCACCTCAAGAATTTGGAAGAAGAGCTTGAAATTCAGGTGCAACGAGTGGCACAGGTGGTCAAAAATGAAGCGGAAATTAAATGCGAGGCAGAAAAGCGGACGTTACAGCAAAGTCTGGAATCGGAAATTGCCCAGTTGCAAACGCACTTGCGTCTTTTTCAAAAA GTGGAAAATTGGTTGAACCGGGAACAACAGGAGGCGCAGTCACGCGACCAGCAGGAGGCCGTCGAACGAGCATCCAGTGAGAATCGCCAGCTGAAACTTTCCCTCGTTGACGCCCAAACCACATTGGCTCTACTTCAAACTGAATTGTCGCAATTGAAATCTCAGTACTGTGAAAAAGATAGGCTACTCTACAG CGAAAAGGAGGCCATGCTTGACTTGGTCAGCCATCAAGAACACGTCCAGCGCCAGTTGGAATTGCTCCA TGATGCTAATCGTCAGCTGCAAGATACCAACGATTCTCTAAGAGCACACGTTGATATTGGAACTCTTCGACGATCACCCGTTG GCTTTCTATTCACTCGGCCGTCTTCCAGACAGGATTCCAATTCCAGTTATTGCTTGCCACTGCCAACGGACGAAGAAGTCGCGGCCATAACTGGAG ATAGCGGCCACAGTTCGCTGATGTTCAGTGAACAAAATGAGCACATGCTGGAAAGAGTCGGCTCCTTCAGACGGAGTCACAGTTTCCGAGCGCCTCAACCGCCATCTTTACGTAACGAGTTACACCTGGCGACATCTTCTCCTGTTCCATCTCAGAAATTCGGTCATTTTCAGCCGATAATTAGAGTGAATAATCAACTCACCAACGACCACAGCTTTCGTTCGTCAGACGAATGGGAACCCACTGGCCCGGCTGACCGGACATTTAAAATCATTTTCGCTGGAGATTCCGCTGTGGGCAAATCCAGTTTCATTTCTCGGCTCCACGAAGGCGTTTTCATCAGTAACACAATGACGACGTTGG GCGTCGATTACAAAGTGAAAACTATTCGAGTAGATGAACGTAACGTGGCTGTTCAACTATGGGACACTGCAG GTCAGGAGCGATTTCGATCTATAACGCAGTCTTACTATCGTAAAGCGGACGGTGTCATGTTATTGTTTGACGTCAGCAACGAACGGAGTTTCATTAATATTCGTCACTGGTCCGATTGTCTGAACGATTGTTTGACTCGTGACCAACGCAATTTACCGCTAGTCGTTTGCGGTACTAAAGCGGATTTACGTCCGTCCTCAGAACATCAGGGCCTGTCATGCGTTCAGCCCATTCAAGCTCAACGATTGGCTGCTCAAATGAAGGCTCAGTATATTGAAACGAGTGCCAAGACGGGTAGCAATGTGCTAGAAGCTCTAGTCATCCTGACAAG GCAAATGATGATCATGCAAGATGATGAAGTACAAACGTCAGGTTTACGGTTAACAGACCGTCGTAGTATATTAAATTGTTGCAGCCGTAATTGA
- the LOC116921281 gene encoding proton myo-inositol cotransporter isoform X2, with protein sequence MVGENVDVGSKRREHEDDATIPLKSTGQKLSSSACDDDNTTPSSDFSASKFVYVLAFFSAIGGFLFGYDTGVVSGAMLIIRKEMELSNAWHEAIVSATIAAAWIFSLFGGYLSDRLGRKPVILAASVVFTIGSVVMGAADGKEGLLAGRIIVGVGIGWMSTTVSVYIAEASPAHLRGRLVAFQSVLITMGRFCGALASAVAFTLYPPVTGRKQPVLMMTTDLLTATKAAGAHLSHSHHQSPFRLQWLDVLNFSSRRYMLGIAAIPAVIQFVGFLLMPESPRWLFSHGKPEEARKVLQRIRGPCHNIDDELEAIKASVEESERELGYRRQRGQTANVIIQILQSPPVRRALFLGCLLQMFQQIAGINTVMYYSATIIQMAGFYDTAKAIWLSALVASVNFICTFLGIYLVEKVGRRRLTLGSLLGVILSLAFLAVGFMIVDSNGYAVTEFYHDKTDLCNSASECNECNSIIDCGFCFMDNPANGGVLKGSCLLSKENSTFLSDYGPCSNLSSTAGFAGSAAAGQSPFIYAYGWCPSPHGWITVLGLMTYLLFFAPGMGPMPWTINAEIYPLWARSTCNSIATSTNWFFNFLVSMTFLTITEILTRQGAFIFYCALSTVGLLLFWWLLPETKGRTLEEMEVVFSRPRSCPMPWESWTNKKSKTGDIAASPDSGPESSKNVQFHDSSQI encoded by the exons atggtgGGAGAGAATGTTGATGTCGGTTCGAAGAGGAGGGAACACGAGGACGACGCTACAATCCCGTTGAAATCAACTGGACAGAAATTATCGAGCTCTGCATGCGATGATGACAACACGACCCCCAGTTCTGATTTTTCAGCATCAAAATTCGTATACGTTTTGGCTTTCTTTAGCGCCATTGGGGGTTTCCTTTTCGGCTACGATACTGGCGTCGTATCCGGTGCCATGCTCATAATCCG GAAAGAAATGGAATTGAGCAATGCATGGCATGAAGCCATCGTGTCAGCCACCATTGCAGCAGCTTGGATCTTTTCATTATTTGGTGGCTACCTTTCTG ATCGATTGGGTCGTAAACCTGTCATCCTCGCTGCTAGCGTCGTTTTCACCATCGGATCCGTCGTGATGGGAGCTGCCGATGGCAAAGAAGGGCTACTAGCTGGGCGCATCATTGTCGGCGTTGGaatcg GTTGGATGTCGACGACCGTGTCCGTCTACATAGCGGAGGCAAGTCCAGCACATCTTCGTGGCCGTCTGGTAGCCTTCCAGAGCGTCTTGATAACGATGGGACGTTTCTGCGGAGCGCTGGCATCTGCCGTGGCGTTCACACTTTATCCGCCCGTCACCGGACGGAAACAGCCCGTCCTGATGATGACAACTGATTTGCTAACGGCCACCAAAGCTGCTGGAGCTCATCTTTCTCATTCTCACCATCAGTCGCCATTCCGTCTTCAATGGCTGGAcgtcttgaatttctccagcCGCAG GTACATGTTGGGCATTGCAGCAATTCCGGCTGTGATCCAGTTTGTTGGTTTCCTGCTGATGCCCGAAAGTCCACGCTGGCTCTTTAGCCATGGCAA GCCGGAAGAAGCACGCAAAGTTTTGCAACGCATTCGTGGACCGTGCCACAACATCGATGATGAACTGGAAGCTATTAAAGCCTCGGTGGAAGAATCGGAGCGTGAACTTGGG TACCGACGACAGAGAGGCCAGACAGCCAATGTCATCATTCAAATCCTTCAAAGTCCGCCCGTCCGTCGGGCACTTTTCCTCGGCTGCTTGTTGCAAATGTTCCAGCAAATCGCAGGCATCAACACGGTCATGTATTACAGCGCCACCATTATTCAAATGGCCGGATTCTACGATACGGCTAAAGCGATTTGGCTCTCGGCACTGGTGGCTTCCGTCAATTTCATTTGCACTTTTCTCGGCATCTATTTGGTGGAGAAAGTCGGCCGGCGTCGACTCACGCTCGGTTCCCTATTGGGTGTCATTTTGTCCTTGGCTTTCCTAGCCGTCGGATTCATGATTGTTGATTCTAATGGCTACGCCGTGACGGAATTCTATCACGACAAGACCGATCTCTGCAATTCAGCTTC GGAATGCAACGAATGCAACTCCATCATCGATTGCGGATTCTGTTTTATGGACAATCCAGCCAACGGCGGTGTCTTGAAAGGTTCTTGTCTTTTAAGCAAAGAGAATTCCACATTTCTATCAGACTACGGACCGTGTAGTAATCTTTCCAGCACG gCCGGATTTGCTGGTAGCGCTGCCGCTGGCCAATCGCCATTCATTTATGCCTATGGGTGGTGTCCATCACCCCATGGCTGGATCACCGTCTTGGGATTGATGACTTATCTCCTCTTTTTCGCTCCAG GAATGGGACCAATGCCTTGGACCATCAACGCCGAAATTTATCCATTATGGGCGAGAAGCACTTGCAACAGCATTGCCACGTCGACTAATTGGTTCTTCAATTTCCTTGTTTCCATGACGTTTTTGACAATTACCGAAATCCTAACACGTCAAG GTGCTTTCATTTTCTACTGCGCTCTATCCACCGTCGGTCTACTCCTCTTTTGGTGGCTCCTACCGGAAACTAAAGGTCGGACACTGGAAGAGATGGAAGTCGTTTTCAGCCGCCCGAGGAGTTGCCCGATGCCTTGGGAAAGCtggacaaacaaaaaatctaaaaCGGGTGATATCGCAGCAAGTCCAGACAGTGGTCCCGAATCCAGCAAAAATGTCCA ATTCCACGATTCGAGTCAAATTTGA
- the LOC116921281 gene encoding proton myo-inositol cotransporter isoform X1 produces the protein MVGENVDVGSKRREHEDDATIPLKSTGQKLSSSACDDDNTTPSSDFSASKFVYVLAFFSAIGGFLFGYDTGVVSGAMLIIRKEMELSNAWHEAIVSATIAAAWIFSLFGGYLSDRLGRKPVILAASVVFTIGSVVMGAADGKEGLLAGRIIVGVGIGLASMVVPMYLAETASSSQRGMLVTMNVMFITGGQAMAAVFSGALSTVSDGWRYMLGIAAIPAVIQFVGFLLMPESPRWLFSHGKPEEARKVLQRIRGPCHNIDDELEAIKASVEESERELGYRRQRGQTANVIIQILQSPPVRRALFLGCLLQMFQQIAGINTVMYYSATIIQMAGFYDTAKAIWLSALVASVNFICTFLGIYLVEKVGRRRLTLGSLLGVILSLAFLAVGFMIVDSNGYAVTEFYHDKTDLCNSASECNECNSIIDCGFCFMDNPANGGVLKGSCLLSKENSTFLSDYGPCSNLSSTAGFAGSAAAGQSPFIYAYGWCPSPHGWITVLGLMTYLLFFAPGMGPMPWTINAEIYPLWARSTCNSIATSTNWFFNFLVSMTFLTITEILTRQGAFIFYCALSTVGLLLFWWLLPETKGRTLEEMEVVFSRPRSCPMPWESWTNKKSKTGDIAASPDSGPESSKNVQFHDSSQI, from the exons atggtgGGAGAGAATGTTGATGTCGGTTCGAAGAGGAGGGAACACGAGGACGACGCTACAATCCCGTTGAAATCAACTGGACAGAAATTATCGAGCTCTGCATGCGATGATGACAACACGACCCCCAGTTCTGATTTTTCAGCATCAAAATTCGTATACGTTTTGGCTTTCTTTAGCGCCATTGGGGGTTTCCTTTTCGGCTACGATACTGGCGTCGTATCCGGTGCCATGCTCATAATCCG GAAAGAAATGGAATTGAGCAATGCATGGCATGAAGCCATCGTGTCAGCCACCATTGCAGCAGCTTGGATCTTTTCATTATTTGGTGGCTACCTTTCTG ATCGATTGGGTCGTAAACCTGTCATCCTCGCTGCTAGCGTCGTTTTCACCATCGGATCCGTCGTGATGGGAGCTGCCGATGGCAAAGAAGGGCTACTAGCTGGGCGCATCATTGTCGGCGTTGGaatcg gtCTGGCCAGCATGGTGGTGCCAATGTATTTAGCCGAAACTGCTTCGTCCAGCCAACGTGGAATGTTGGTGACGATGAATGTCATGTTCATCACGGGCGGACAGGCTATGGCAGCAGTGTTCAGCGGAGCTCTCAGTACCGTCTCTGATGGATGGAG GTACATGTTGGGCATTGCAGCAATTCCGGCTGTGATCCAGTTTGTTGGTTTCCTGCTGATGCCCGAAAGTCCACGCTGGCTCTTTAGCCATGGCAA GCCGGAAGAAGCACGCAAAGTTTTGCAACGCATTCGTGGACCGTGCCACAACATCGATGATGAACTGGAAGCTATTAAAGCCTCGGTGGAAGAATCGGAGCGTGAACTTGGG TACCGACGACAGAGAGGCCAGACAGCCAATGTCATCATTCAAATCCTTCAAAGTCCGCCCGTCCGTCGGGCACTTTTCCTCGGCTGCTTGTTGCAAATGTTCCAGCAAATCGCAGGCATCAACACGGTCATGTATTACAGCGCCACCATTATTCAAATGGCCGGATTCTACGATACGGCTAAAGCGATTTGGCTCTCGGCACTGGTGGCTTCCGTCAATTTCATTTGCACTTTTCTCGGCATCTATTTGGTGGAGAAAGTCGGCCGGCGTCGACTCACGCTCGGTTCCCTATTGGGTGTCATTTTGTCCTTGGCTTTCCTAGCCGTCGGATTCATGATTGTTGATTCTAATGGCTACGCCGTGACGGAATTCTATCACGACAAGACCGATCTCTGCAATTCAGCTTC GGAATGCAACGAATGCAACTCCATCATCGATTGCGGATTCTGTTTTATGGACAATCCAGCCAACGGCGGTGTCTTGAAAGGTTCTTGTCTTTTAAGCAAAGAGAATTCCACATTTCTATCAGACTACGGACCGTGTAGTAATCTTTCCAGCACG gCCGGATTTGCTGGTAGCGCTGCCGCTGGCCAATCGCCATTCATTTATGCCTATGGGTGGTGTCCATCACCCCATGGCTGGATCACCGTCTTGGGATTGATGACTTATCTCCTCTTTTTCGCTCCAG GAATGGGACCAATGCCTTGGACCATCAACGCCGAAATTTATCCATTATGGGCGAGAAGCACTTGCAACAGCATTGCCACGTCGACTAATTGGTTCTTCAATTTCCTTGTTTCCATGACGTTTTTGACAATTACCGAAATCCTAACACGTCAAG GTGCTTTCATTTTCTACTGCGCTCTATCCACCGTCGGTCTACTCCTCTTTTGGTGGCTCCTACCGGAAACTAAAGGTCGGACACTGGAAGAGATGGAAGTCGTTTTCAGCCGCCCGAGGAGTTGCCCGATGCCTTGGGAAAGCtggacaaacaaaaaatctaaaaCGGGTGATATCGCAGCAAGTCCAGACAGTGGTCCCGAATCCAGCAAAAATGTCCA ATTCCACGATTCGAGTCAAATTTGA
- the LOC116921286 gene encoding uncharacterized protein LOC116921286, producing MRLLICLSLLIAVHQCRHLSEERRKLKRQGLAAHRHGGRRRHTDDVAGPTVVVEDGQPEWSDNEYQPVVLKFEVHFAAPRRKQQRKKKNGGIGWNRTNAITSSGSGSSGFIHLFLPLSLDSAPLAATSTTSRSTPAVTAAAISGAEMMVTHRPSSSSQAYSRRVKNNNKKKKKKTKRKKKKVHQQHVDERNTMDAVDDVTASVVDRRYKPMQASPSNRLMPLLLQDDGIPPMFNSLSSDETQQWARWLRCTLCLKNDRKQSDEESDLCQLQNVECRQGNVTAENELTTSGCQESDTCSLWQRCETSQEIPSLFVALPPCPCTYPTGLVYNDRVWDPLNRHHYRWREISLQSERVDIYRPGASYCIRSLSVVPKMTLSSQQCCYDDRRRLLTRGWAAGTPALVSPEASIHLSRVTERLPWLACKGDFSRYHLQRPPDNRLNCSVNPSDEEYQRQVLLATNY from the exons ATGCGTTTGTTGATTTGCCTGTCGTTGTTGATCGCCGTTCATCAGTGCCGCCATTTATCAGAGGAAAGACGTAAATTGAAG cGTCAAGGACTTGCAGCTCATCGACATGGCGGTCGGAGGAGACATACTGATGATGTTGCTGGCCCGACAGTGGTGGTCGAAGACGGGCAACCGGAATGGTCAGATAACGAATACCAGCCGGTAGTGTTGAAATTCGAAGTTCATTTTGCCGCTCCGAGACGGAAACagcagagaaagaagaaaaatggtggAATCGGTTGGAATCGAACAAACGCCATTACGAGTAGTGGCTCCGGCTCATCTGGTTTCATCCACCTCTTCCTGCCGCTTTCACTCGACTCTGCTCCCCTTGCTGCGACGTCAACGACGTCTCGATCGACTCCCGCTGTGACGGCTGCTGCCATTTCCGGAGCGGAAATGATGGTGACTCACCGTCCATCGAGCAGCAGTCAGGCCTACAGCAGGAGGGTGAAGaataataacaagaaaaagaaaaagaaaacgaaacgaaaaaagaagaaggtccATCAACAGCACGTTGATGAGAGAAACACAATGGATGCAGTCGACGACGTCACGGCGTCGGTCGTGGACCGACGATACAAACCCATGCAAGCGTCGCCTAGCAATCGACTAATGCCTCTCCTTTTGCAAGACGACGGGATACCACCGATGTTTAACAGCCTTTCGAGCGATGAGACACAACAATGGGCTCGCTGGCTTCGTTGCACACTTTGCCTGAAG AATGACAGAAAACAGTCGGATGAAGAATCTGATCTGTGTCAGCTGCAGAATGTCGAATGTCGCCAGGGCAACGTCAcagccgaaaatgaattgactACATCCGGTTGTCAAG AATCAGACACTTGTAGTCTATGGCAACGATGTGAAACCAGCCAAGAAATACCGTCTCTCTTTGTGGCTCTACCTCCTTGCCCGTGCACCTACCCCACAG GATTGGTTTACAATGATCGAGTGTGGGATCCTCTTAATCGGCATCACTATCGGTGGCGGGAGATTAGTCTTCAAAGCGAACGCGTCGACATCTATCGACCAGGAGCTTCTTATTGCATCCGGAGTTTGTCAGTCGTGCCCAAAATGACCCTGTCATCTCAGCAGTGCTGCTATGACGACCGCAGGAGGTTACTCACGCGAGGATGGGCTGCCGGCACACCAGCCCTCGTCTCTCCGGAAGCTTCGATCCACCTCAGTCGAGTCACGGAACGACTTCCATGGCTTGCCTGTAAAGGTGATTTTTCCAg gtACCATCTACAAAGACCACCGGATAATCGATTAAATTGCTCGGTGAATCCGAGCGACGAAGAATACCAACGACAAGTCCTGCTGGCAACCAATTATTGA
- the LOC116921295 gene encoding calcineurin B homologous protein 1, with protein sequence MGNHSSLLLREEEIETIQQETGFTPNQIERLYSRFTSLDKGDNGFLCREDFHRIPELAINPLGDRIVNAFFCESGSEDQLNFRQFMKVLAHFRPVKKDKENKLNSREGKLRFAFQMYDTDNDEQISKEELLGVLQMMVGDNISEEQLVSIAERTIVEADKDGDQMISFQEFCAALERTDVEQKMSIRFLN encoded by the exons ATGGGTAACCATTCGTCGCTGTTGCtgagagaagaagaaattgaaaccATCCAACAAGAAACTGGTTTCACACCTAATCAAATTGAACGTCTCTACAGCCGATTCACCAGCCTGGACAAAGGTGACAATGGATTCCTGTGCAGGGAAGACTTCCACCGAATCCCAGAGTTAGCCATTAATCCCTTAG GGGACCGTATTGTTAATGCCTTCTTCTGTGAGTCTGGTTCTGAAGACCAACTAAATTTCAGACAGTTCATGAAAGTATTGGCCCACTTCCGACCTGTGAAGAAAGACAAGGAGAATAAGTTGAATTCTAGGGAAGGCAAGCTGAGATTTGCCTTTCAAATGTATGATACAGACAATGATGAGCAAATTTCCAAGGAAGAATTGCTAGGTGTTCTTCAAATGATGGTTGGTGACAACATCAG TGAGGAACAGCTCGTTAGCATTGCGGAAAGAACTATTGTCGAGGCCGACAAGGATGGTGACCAAATGATTTCATTCCAAGAGTTCTGCGCCGCTTTGGAGAGGACTGATGTGGAGCAGAAAATGTCCATCCGGTTTTTGAATTAA
- the LOC116921289 gene encoding monoglyceride lipase — protein MTQVSPTVGNDAAEMVNKKSTNGGQQQHTNPVPEQLRIKCGKKLHCRYWEPTVSPRGLVMLIHGLAEHLGCYDELGCRMAAENFLAFGHDHVGHGMSDGHRVHVESIEEYVTDILNHIQLMREEHPQIPIFAVGHSMGGMILLSAALKEPSAFDGVVLMGPLIHIDPTLASPVKLWVARLLSRVTPQLAVSSLNVADITSDEAEQELIKNDPLIWKGGVKCKWATATHECLVEINKKLTSMKVPFAILHAEQDKLCKVQGSHALFEKAQVKDKHLKVYPDGRHHLYRETQIIRQEVLDDTVSWICQRAPSRT, from the exons ATGACTCAAGTCTCGCCGACTGTCGGAAACGATGCCGCTGaaatggttaacaagaaaTCGACCAACGgaggacaacaacaacacaccaATCCCGTGCCCGAGCAATTGCGGATCAAGTGCGGCAAGAAACTGCATTGCCGGTATTGGGAACCCACCGTCTCTCCCAG GGGACTAGTGATGTTGATCCACGGCTTAGCTGAACATTTGGGCTGTTACGACGAATTGGGTTGCCGTATGGCAGCCGAGAATTTCCTCGCATTCGGTCACGATCACG TTGGACATGGAATGAGCGATGGGCACCGCGTTCACGTCGAATCCATTGAAGAATACGTCACGGACATCCTGAATCACATTCAATTGATGCGAGAAGAGCATCCGCAAATACCCATTTTTGCTGTCGGGCATTCCATG GGCGGAATGATTCTTCTATCAGCTGCTCTGAAAGAGCCATCGGCATTCGATGGTGTCGTCTTGATGGGGCCGTTGATTCACATCGATCCGACTCTTGCCTCGCCCGTCAAACTTTGGGTAGCTCGATTGCTCAGCCGCGTGACTCCTCAACTAGCG GTGAGCTCTTTGAATGTCGCAGACATTACCAGCGATGAAGCAGAACAGGAACTGATCAAAAACGATCCGTTAATATGGAAAGGCGGAGTCAAATGCAAGTGGGCCACAGCTACTCATGAATGCCTTGTG GAGATTAATAAGAAACTTACGTCGATGAAGGTGCCCTTCGCGATCTTACACGCTGAACAGGACAAACTCTGTAAAGTCCAGGGTTCTCATGCGCTCTTTGAGAAAGCTCAAGTCAAGGACAAACATCTGAAAGTTTATCCGGATGGACGCCACCACCTCTATCGTGAAACGCAAATCATTCGCCAGGAAGTACTTGACGACACAGTTTCATGGATCTGTCAGCGTGCACCCAGTCggacttga
- the LOC116921294 gene encoding TM2 domain-containing protein CG11103, with amino-acid sequence MILLFRTPVNMAHYSRAVSTFVLVLHFCPVIIGVSTAEEILELTGRHNGSLVYTPHGPLVHCNLLSLEFMDCDEPVDLKGNKTAKEELGFGCLKMGGQRYEDVEKTKVECFILPGIECYGDRKFLKDGFPCIKYTGHYFTTTLIYSILLGFLGIDRFCLGQTGTAVGKLLTLGGVGIWWIVDIVLLVSGGLTPEDGSNWVPYM; translated from the exons atgattttgttgtttcgGACACCCGTTAATATGGCTCATTATAGTCGAGCCGTGTCTACGTTTGTCCTAGTTCTACATTTTTGTCCCGTTATTATTGGGGTTTCGACAGCTGAAGAAATCCTGGAACTCACTGGAAGGCATAATGGTAGTTTAGTGTATACCCCACATGGACCACTAGTCCACTGCAATTTGCT GTCTTTAGAATTTATGGATTGTGATGAACCTGTAGACTTGAAAGGGAACAAGACAGCCAAAGAAGAGCTGGGATTTGGATGTTTGAAA ATGGGAGGCCAAAGATATGAAGATGTTGAGAAAACGAAGGTGGAATGTTTCATTCTTCCTGGGATTGAATGCTATGGTGATCGCAAATTTCTAAAGGATGGATTTCCCTGCATCAA GTACACAGGCCACTATTTCACCACAACTTTGATCTACAGCATTCTACTGGGATTTCTGGGCATTGACCGATTCTGTTTGGGCCAGACAGGCACTGCAGTTGGAAAGCTCCTAACTCTAGGTGGAGTTGGCATTTGGTGGATTGTAGATATTGTACTGCTGGTCAGTGGTGGATTGACTCCGGAAGACGGTTCAAATTGGGTTCCGTATATGTAA